A genomic window from Lycium barbarum isolate Lr01 chromosome 4, ASM1917538v2, whole genome shotgun sequence includes:
- the LOC132637495 gene encoding uncharacterized protein LOC132637495, whose amino-acid sequence MELPECNDTSWKSKFIDGLPALFAERVRKTLRKGEVSINYDNYTYGKLIGTCMQEGLALCNEIKLNQQIKRHGLNKRQQLGEFCEKFVKEKIKNLDIDDDLKESLYKILLNSEPEDSGFESDNSEDSSSNEDLRVLENEDYTSTSSDEECAPCQMGQPCTGKGNKEKDEFYNLFSQFQNTNVNVLDDTGITRSIHHVRSKKKLLQQRRNIITTPAITQDLEKEIDDLKQENPTLKQHNMILDERISRIEDRGKQVMEIPADNIIEDTSVEGSTSKEGNF is encoded by the exons ATGGAATTACCTGAGTGCAATGACACTTCTTGGAAATCTAAATTTATAGATGGATTACCCGCCCTTTTTGCAGAAAGAGTTCGAAAAACTCTTAGGAAAGGGGAAGTTAGTATCAATTATGATAATTATACTTATGGAAAGTTAATAGGAACATGTATGCAGGAAGGCTTAGCTTTATGCAATGAGATCAAGCTGAATCAACAAATTAAGAGACATGGTCTGAATAAGagacaacaattaggagaattttgtgAAAAATTTG TCAAGGAGAAAATTAAGAACCTTGACATTGATGATGACCTAAAAGAATCTTTATACAAGATTTTATTAAATTCAGAACCGGAAGATTCTGGTTTTGAGTCTGATAATTCGGAGGACTCTTCATCAAATGAAGATCTTAGAGTTCTTGAGAATGAGGATTATACCTCTACCAGTTCAGATGAAGAATGTGCACCATGTCAAATGGGACAGCCATGCACTGGCAAGGGTAATAAAGAAAAGGATGAGTTTTATAATCTCTTCTCTCAATTCCAAAATACCAATGTCAATGTTTTAGATG ATACAGGAATCACCAGGTCCATACACCATGTCAGAAGTAAAAAAAAACTTCTTCAACAACGGAGAAATATTATAACTACTCCAGCCATAACCCAAGATTTGGAAAAAGAGATTGATGATCTCAAACAGGAGAATCccacccttaaacaacataatatGATTTTAGATGAGAGAATATCTAGAATCGAGGACAGGGGGAAACAAGTTATGGAAATTCCAGCAGATAATATTATAGAAGATACATCTGTGGAAGGAAGTACCAGTAAAGAAGGAAATTTTTGA